In Triticum urartu cultivar G1812 chromosome 6, Tu2.1, whole genome shotgun sequence, the following proteins share a genomic window:
- the LOC125515219 gene encoding P-loop guanosine triphosphatase YjiA-like: MGELLLALAPLVRPTISTALPRSTLARSPQSAMAALCSAASPAVARAAALGLSARGPASLLPLRLRLRAATRSCYAAPRAAPVAASWRARRRFAASAASTTEEGADVDTVIPPDNRIPATIITGFLGSGKTTLLNHILTSHHGKRIAVIENEYGEVDIDGSLVAAQTAGAEDIMMLNNGCLCCTVRGDLVRMISELVDKKKGKFDHLVIETTGLANPAPIIQTFYAEDTVFNDVKLDGVVTLVDSKHARLHLDEVKPKGIVNEAVQQIAYADRIIINKTDLVSEPEVSSLVERIRSINRMANLKRAQYGKVDLDYVLGIGGFDLERIESAVTEEPHDEHEHEHEHKHEHEHHHDHAHDHDHDHHHHDHDHKHDHHAHDHTHDPGVSSVSIVCEGEMDLEKADMWLGNLLLERSDDIYRMKGLLSVSGMPQRFVFQGVHDIFQGSPDRMWEPNEPRINKIVFIGRNLNREELETGFKDCLLK; the protein is encoded by the exons ATGGGGGAGCTCCTCCTCGCACTCGCACCATTGGTCCGTCCCACAATATCCACTGCGCTACCCCGCTCCACCCTCGCCCGCTCCCCGCAGTCCGCCATGGCGGCGCTCtgctccgccgcctcgccggccgTCGCCAGGGCCGCGGCGCTCGGCCTGTCCGCGCGCGGCCCCGCCTCCCTCCTCCCCCTGCGCCTCCGCCTCCGCGCCGCCACGCGCTCCTGCTACGCCGCACCACGGGCGGCGCCGGTCGCGGCGTCGTGGCGCGCGCGGCGACGCTTCGCCGCGTCGGCCGCCTCCACCACGGAGGAGGGCGCGGACGTCGACACGGTGATCCCGCCTGACAACCGCATCCCCgccaccatcatcaccggcttccTCGGCTCCGGCAAG ACAACTTTACTAAATCACATACTGACATCTCACCATGGAAAACGGATCGCTGTCATTGAGAATGAG TATGGTGAAGTTGACATTGATGGTTCGTTAGTTGCCGCACAAACTGCTGGAGCTGAGGACATAATGATGCTGAACAATGGTTGTCTTTGCTGCACTGTGCGTGGTGATTTAGTCCGAATGATCAGTGAATTGGTTGACAAGAAGAAGGGAAAGTTTGACCATCTTGTCATTGAAACTACAG GTTTAGCAAACCCAGCACCCATAATACAGACATTCTACGCAGAAGATACAGTTTTTAATGATGTCAAGCTAGATGGTGTTGTTACTCTAGTGGATTCAAAGCATGCAAGGTTGCATTTGGATGAAGTGAAGCCCAAGGGTATAGTCAATGAGGCAGTTCAGCAAATTGCTTATGCTGACAGAATTATAATTAACAAG ACTGACCTTGTTAGCGAGCCTGAAGTTTCTTCCTTGGTTGAGCGTATAAGG AGTATCAATCGCATGGCTAATTTGAAACGAGCTCAGTATGGTAAAGTTGATTTGGATTATGTGCTTGGAATTGGAGGCTTTGATTTGGAGAG GATTGAGAGTGCTGTCACTGAAGAACCACATGATGAGCACGAACATGAACATGAACACAAGCATGAACATGAACATCACCATGACCATGCCCACGACCACGaccatgatcaccatcatcatgaTCATGACCATAAACATG ACCATCATGCGCATGATCACACCCATGATCCCGGTGTTTCTTCTGTAAGCATCGTTTGCGAAGGGGAGATGGATCTTGAAAAG gctgacatgtggttGGGGAACCTACTGCTGGAACGCAGTGATGACATATACCGGATGAAGGGGCTGCTCTCAGTCAGTGGAATGCCTCAACGCTTCGTCTTTCAG GGAGTGCACGACATTTTCCAGGGATCTCCCGACAGGATGTGGGAGCCCAACGAGCCGCGCATCAACAAGATTGTGTTCATTGGCAGGAACCTCAACCGGGAAGAGCTGGAGACGGGCTTCAAGGACTGCCTGCTGAAGTAG
- the LOC125515221 gene encoding cyclin-B1-2-like — translation MASGGGLMTKKELGETHDVLRFGVNDSVRGDLAPAHPVQATIHKENKFWEEKKKFGTEAIYGSAFNIRRDLDAQILSRFQRPPGALPSSMLGYEAMTGSLDDFGFEDYLNLPQDSDSLRIPDMHHGMEVRLGLSKGPICPSFN, via the exons ATGGCGAGCGGCGGCGGCCTGATGACGAAGAAGGAGCTGGGCGAGACCCACGACGTCCTCCGCTTCGGCGTCAACGACAGCGTCCGCGGCGACCTCGCGCCGGCGCATCCCGTCCAGGCCACCATCCACAAG GAGAACAAGTTCTgggaggagaagaagaagttcGGGACCGAGGCCATCTACGGATCCGCCTTCAACATCCGCAGGGATCTCGACGCCCAGATCCTCTCCAG GTTCCAAAGGCCCCCAGGTGCATTGCCATCATCTATGCTAGGATATGAGGCGATGACAGGTTCCTTGGATGATTTTGGATTTGAAGATTACCTTAACT TGCCCCAAGACTCTGACAGCCTCCGCATACCGGACATGCACCACGGAATGGAGGTTCGCCTTGGCCTGTCGAAGGGGCCCATCTGCCCCAGTTTCAATTGA